From the genome of Ectobacillus sp. JY-23, one region includes:
- the cbpA gene encoding cyclic di-AMP binding protein CbpA, with translation MRVKYHFIPKKQVVSCCTSDTVGRTLELMNESGYRCIPTLDESKKLFAGLIYKVDLLEFLYSGGDHENTIVPLVEDAGAFVFERDSFFRAFYTIRRLPFLGVLDDHHEFLGILTHANIFDVLEDSFGMNTGGYTLTIATHENKGTIKELGSVLRNYNIGGLLTLDNGDKYVRRLIVNITDELPTAELEKLIARLEKKDFRVSRVDKI, from the coding sequence ATGCGTGTTAAGTATCACTTTATCCCGAAGAAACAGGTTGTATCCTGTTGTACATCTGATACGGTAGGGCGTACGTTAGAACTTATGAACGAGAGTGGGTACCGGTGTATTCCTACTTTAGATGAGAGTAAAAAATTATTTGCGGGATTGATTTACAAGGTGGATTTGCTGGAATTTCTGTACAGCGGTGGTGACCATGAAAATACAATTGTGCCACTGGTAGAAGATGCGGGGGCTTTTGTATTTGAGCGAGACTCTTTTTTCCGTGCTTTTTATACCATTCGTCGTTTGCCATTTCTAGGGGTATTAGATGATCATCATGAGTTTTTAGGGATTTTAACGCATGCAAATATATTTGATGTACTCGAGGATTCATTTGGAATGAACACGGGCGGCTATACGTTAACGATTGCCACCCATGAAAATAAAGGTACGATTAAAGAGCTTGGCAGTGTATTGCGGAACTATAATATCGGCGGGTTGCTGACGCTTGATAACGGTGATAAGTATGTCAGGCGCTTAATCGTTAATATTACTGATGAGCTACCTACAGCAGAGCTGGAAAAACTGATTGCAAGGCTTGAGAAGAAAGATTTCCGCGTGAGTCGCGTAGATAAAATTTAG
- a CDS encoding divergent polysaccharide deacetylase family protein, translating into MKPFYWLALLCSLFCFPFQPSAAVDHKLAIVIDDFGNNMKGTDKMFSLPIPLTAAVMPFLPSTKADAEAAFKNGYQVIVHLPMEPLKGKKSWLGPNAITTDLSDAEIQKRVEMAIADVPHAIGMNNHMGSKATADERVMRIVLAICKAHGLFYLDSKTNPKSVVKKIADELDVPMIENKLFFDDVYTHAHITKQANLLLEKTQKEPVMIAIGHVGPPGEITASVISSYIPKLQQRTRFVFVSDLVRPSLPH; encoded by the coding sequence ATGAAACCATTTTATTGGCTCGCTTTATTATGTAGCTTGTTTTGTTTCCCATTTCAACCCTCAGCAGCAGTTGATCACAAATTAGCCATCGTCATTGATGATTTTGGCAACAATATGAAGGGAACGGACAAAATGTTTTCCTTGCCCATTCCACTAACTGCTGCTGTAATGCCTTTTTTGCCATCCACAAAAGCAGATGCAGAGGCTGCTTTTAAGAACGGTTATCAAGTAATTGTTCATTTGCCAATGGAGCCACTAAAAGGAAAAAAAAGCTGGCTTGGTCCAAATGCAATTACGACTGATTTAAGTGATGCAGAAATCCAAAAGCGCGTCGAAATGGCTATTGCTGACGTACCGCATGCCATTGGAATGAATAACCATATGGGCTCCAAGGCAACCGCAGACGAACGAGTTATGCGCATTGTACTTGCAATATGTAAAGCACACGGTTTATTTTATCTCGACAGCAAAACGAATCCCAAAAGCGTTGTTAAAAAGATAGCTGATGAGCTAGATGTACCAATGATTGAAAATAAGCTCTTCTTTGATGATGTGTATACACATGCACATATTACTAAGCAAGCAAACCTATTACTTGAAAAAACACAAAAAGAGCCCGTCATGATTGCCATTGGTCACGTGGGCCCTCCCGGTGAGATTACAGCTTCTGTTATCTCTTCTTATATACCAAAGCTACAACAGCGTACCCGCTTTGTTTTCGTTTCTGATTTGGTGCGGCCAAGTCTACCGCACTAA
- a CDS encoding aspartyl-phosphate phosphatase Spo0E family protein has translation MRNKVMFAARRKHKMDKLLLEIKVKQERMIQIGLSKGFNNPETIEASQSLDVLILQYQIHKEKLDKSWDIKESLLRIRDQFSKASIQSLLASLLR, from the coding sequence ATGAGGAACAAAGTCATGTTTGCCGCAAGACGAAAGCACAAAATGGACAAGCTGTTACTAGAAATTAAGGTGAAACAGGAAAGAATGATTCAAATTGGATTATCAAAGGGATTCAATAACCCTGAAACCATTGAAGCGAGTCAAAGTTTGGATGTGCTGATTTTGCAATATCAAATTCATAAAGAAAAATTAGATAAATCTTGGGATATAAAGGAATCTCTTCTTCGTATAAGAGACCAGTTTTCAAAAGCTTCTATTCAGTCATTACTTGCGAGTTTGTTACGTTAA
- a CDS encoding ATP-binding protein has protein sequence MNAILKTILSYALLVVLPTTACCTFLFMYHQSNMEKKNKREARVVVDLYKDNLDRFVGEAISALETLAMVVDRANNDSEQIQEILNSMDKRDTRFSGFYYAQTDGVIYLASYPIAKTVDISDRPYIQEALETQKTVLSPPMNGRMGGKNVIVAATPVIDKKLQTTGIVMASLRLDYASDILTTLKPEYHFEVSDSQYRVFLKDKDGYSTEGIRKVTIALDKAPWYVSVYPLPINKNALYQHLLAEGLFVLFLTNVLFLLLKYALLKRQTQKERRENEAQKLELIGSLAASTAHEIRNPLTGIKGLVALLSEKYTGEQDQMYFSVIQKEIERINEIVSEFLILGKPTAIAQQIYDLRHIVREVSLIIQSEANLHSVHFSTVLGNHPVLIRCSKDQIKQVILNITKNAFEAMETHDSLLIEIKQEGRFAQLRITDTGTGIPEEVQQKIFDPFFTSKATGTGLGLVVCKRIVDMYNGDISITSSQDKGTQVTISLPLHTEI, from the coding sequence GTGAATGCTATTTTAAAAACGATTCTATCTTATGCACTGCTCGTCGTATTACCTACGACAGCTTGTTGCACTTTTCTATTTATGTACCATCAATCCAATATGGAGAAAAAAAATAAACGAGAAGCGCGTGTCGTTGTGGATTTATACAAAGATAATCTCGACCGATTTGTCGGTGAAGCCATTTCTGCTTTGGAAACTTTAGCAATGGTAGTAGACCGAGCGAACAATGACTCTGAACAAATTCAAGAAATTTTAAATAGTATGGACAAACGCGACACGCGCTTTTCGGGTTTCTACTATGCACAAACAGATGGTGTTATTTATCTCGCATCTTATCCAATTGCAAAAACAGTAGATATATCTGACCGTCCTTATATCCAAGAAGCATTAGAAACACAAAAAACTGTTTTATCTCCGCCAATGAATGGTCGTATGGGAGGGAAAAATGTCATTGTCGCCGCTACACCCGTTATTGATAAAAAGCTGCAAACAACCGGTATTGTAATGGCAAGCCTTCGATTAGATTATGCCAGTGACATCCTTACAACATTAAAACCGGAATATCATTTTGAAGTATCTGATTCACAATATCGGGTCTTTCTAAAAGATAAGGATGGTTATTCAACAGAGGGGATTCGCAAGGTAACGATAGCACTTGACAAAGCGCCGTGGTATGTTTCTGTTTATCCATTACCTATTAATAAGAATGCACTGTATCAGCACCTTCTTGCCGAGGGATTATTCGTGCTCTTTTTAACGAACGTCTTATTTTTACTTCTGAAATATGCTCTATTAAAACGTCAAACTCAAAAAGAGCGACGTGAAAATGAAGCACAAAAACTTGAGCTGATAGGAAGTTTAGCTGCAAGTACCGCCCATGAAATTCGTAATCCCTTAACAGGAATTAAAGGATTGGTGGCTTTACTGAGTGAAAAATACACGGGTGAACAAGACCAAATGTATTTTTCTGTAATTCAAAAAGAAATTGAACGAATTAATGAAATTGTAAGCGAATTTTTGATTCTAGGAAAACCAACTGCTATTGCGCAGCAAATTTATGATTTGCGTCATATCGTTAGGGAGGTTTCGCTCATTATTCAATCCGAGGCAAATTTACATAGTGTTCACTTCTCAACAGTACTGGGTAATCATCCAGTTCTTATTCGTTGCTCAAAAGATCAAATTAAACAAGTTATTTTAAACATCACGAAAAATGCCTTTGAAGCGATGGAAACACATGATTCACTCTTAATTGAGATCAAACAAGAAGGTCGATTTGCACAGCTACGTATCACTGATACAGGAACTGGCATTCCTGAGGAAGTACAACAAAAAATATTTGATCCGTTTTTTACGAGCAAAGCAACTGGAACTGGACTTGGGCTTGTTGTGTGTAAACGAATTGTTGACATGTATAATGGAGATATCTCTATTACAAGCAGCCAAGATAAAGGAACACAAGTCACCATCAGTCTTCCTCTACATACAGAAATATAA
- a CDS encoding MarR family winged helix-turn-helix transcriptional regulator gives MSKYKKEEISLSLKVFIGLSRVHRALMNISNESAQENELNPTEFAVLELLYHKGSQPLQQIGEKILIASGSITYVVDKLEKKGLVLRRPCTYDRRVIFADLTTEGTKLMETIFPIHEVKLHESLAMLTAAEKEQLLQLLKKVGKYYARM, from the coding sequence ATGAGTAAGTATAAAAAAGAAGAGATTTCTCTTTCACTAAAGGTGTTCATCGGTCTTTCGCGTGTGCATCGTGCATTGATGAATATTTCTAATGAATCTGCGCAAGAAAATGAGTTAAACCCAACTGAATTTGCGGTCCTAGAGTTGTTGTATCATAAGGGGAGTCAGCCCTTGCAACAAATCGGTGAAAAAATTTTAATTGCCAGCGGTAGTATTACTTATGTTGTGGATAAGTTAGAAAAGAAGGGATTGGTGCTCCGCCGTCCATGTACATATGATCGACGTGTTATTTTTGCGGACCTAACAACAGAAGGTACAAAGCTGATGGAGACCATATTTCCTATTCATGAAGTAAAGTTACACGAATCACTCGCTATGCTTACGGCAGCGGAAAAAGAACAATTGCTGCAATTACTGAAAAAGGTCGGAAAGTATTATGCACGAATGTAA
- a CDS encoding M3 family oligoendopeptidase: MSFQDYTYVRPNMKEVETRFTKALAQFEKATSAKQQEQAMEQINAVRNDYHTMANLCYVRHTIDTNDEFYKAEQEFFDETMPVVKGFVSKYYHALVGSSYRAELEQLYGSQLFALASCELRTYSDEVLADLQLENKLASQYTKLMASAKIEFEGEERTLSQLVPFTQHQDREVRRRANEAYYGFLAEHEEGLDEIYDKLVKVRTEIAKKLGFTNFVELGYARMFRTDYNAEMVASYRKQVLDHIVPLATKLRERQQQRIGVDQLKFYDEGFEFPSGNPVPKGNAEWIVANGKQMYKELSPETDTFFTFMLENNLMDLVAKKGKAGGGYCTFIENYKAPYIFSNFNGTSGDIDVLTHEAGHAFQVYESRNFAVPEYNWPTYEACEIHSMSMEFFTWPWMELFFKEDTEKYYFSHLSSALLFLPYGVSVDEFQHFVYENPDATPQERKAAWREIEKKYLPHRDYDGQAFLEKGGFWQRQGHIYNSPFYYIDYTLAQICAFQFWKRSRENREEAWADYVTLCRQGGSKSFLELVEVAGVTSPFAPGCVESVVEEIQAWLDSVDDTKM, translated from the coding sequence ATGAGTTTTCAAGACTATACATATGTAAGACCTAATATGAAAGAAGTAGAAACTCGTTTTACAAAAGCGCTGGCTCAGTTTGAAAAAGCAACCTCCGCCAAGCAACAGGAGCAAGCAATGGAACAAATTAATGCCGTACGTAATGATTATCATACAATGGCAAATTTGTGTTATGTGAGACATACGATTGATACAAATGATGAGTTCTATAAAGCCGAGCAAGAGTTCTTTGATGAAACAATGCCGGTCGTGAAGGGATTTGTTTCAAAATACTATCATGCGCTTGTTGGTTCTTCGTATCGTGCGGAATTAGAACAATTATATGGGAGCCAACTGTTTGCACTTGCTTCTTGTGAACTGCGGACGTACTCTGATGAAGTGCTGGCGGACTTACAGTTAGAGAACAAGTTGGCTTCGCAATATACAAAGCTGATGGCTTCCGCCAAAATCGAATTTGAAGGAGAGGAGCGTACGCTGTCGCAGCTTGTACCGTTTACGCAGCATCAAGATCGTGAGGTTCGTAGGCGCGCAAATGAGGCCTATTATGGCTTTTTGGCTGAGCATGAAGAGGGGTTAGATGAAATTTACGACAAGCTGGTGAAAGTGCGTACAGAAATTGCGAAAAAGCTTGGATTTACAAATTTTGTTGAGCTTGGTTATGCGCGCATGTTCCGTACGGATTATAATGCTGAGATGGTCGCTTCCTACCGCAAACAAGTACTAGATCATATCGTGCCACTAGCAACGAAATTACGCGAGCGTCAGCAACAGCGCATTGGTGTAGATCAGCTGAAATTTTATGATGAAGGTTTTGAGTTTCCATCAGGGAATCCGGTGCCGAAAGGAAATGCTGAATGGATTGTTGCAAACGGCAAGCAAATGTATAAAGAACTATCTCCAGAAACCGATACATTCTTTACATTCATGCTAGAAAATAATTTGATGGATCTGGTTGCTAAAAAGGGAAAAGCAGGCGGCGGTTATTGTACATTTATTGAAAATTACAAAGCGCCATATATTTTCTCTAATTTTAATGGTACGTCGGGCGACATCGATGTATTAACACATGAAGCAGGTCATGCGTTCCAAGTTTACGAAAGTCGCAATTTTGCGGTACCTGAGTATAATTGGCCAACGTATGAAGCGTGTGAAATTCATTCAATGAGCATGGAGTTCTTTACTTGGCCATGGATGGAGCTGTTTTTTAAAGAAGATACAGAGAAATATTATTTTTCACATTTGAGCTCCGCCCTGTTGTTTTTACCGTACGGAGTGAGCGTAGATGAGTTCCAGCATTTTGTCTATGAAAATCCAGATGCAACACCGCAGGAGAGAAAAGCGGCATGGCGCGAAATTGAGAAGAAATACTTGCCGCATCGTGACTACGATGGACAAGCTTTTCTAGAGAAGGGTGGTTTCTGGCAACGCCAAGGTCATATCTATAATTCACCATTTTATTATATTGACTATACACTTGCACAAATTTGTGCGTTTCAGTTCTGGAAGCGTTCGCGTGAAAATAGGGAAGAAGCTTGGGCAGATTATGTGACGTTATGTCGTCAAGGCGGTAGCAAGTCCTTCCTTGAGCTTGTGGAAGTAGCTGGCGTAACATCTCCATTTGCTCCTGGGTGTGTTGAATCTGTGGTCGAAGAGATTCAAGCATGGCTTGATAGCGTGGATGACACAAAGATGTAA
- a CDS encoding DinB family protein: MTQTSIQTILETLTNTRDKVVKEVASLHDTQLNAKPKREKWSVAQNLHHLHLVEQAVTSAITYALHKTERVQVTLKPVQATLNRAYKREAPEQMKPTDTIMKQDEIQDLLQTSRRELLHVIHSVTDERDLFEKAAKHPVFGEINVQQWLEFLDYHEKRHLAQIQEAKRALHS, from the coding sequence ATGACACAAACAAGTATTCAAACCATTTTGGAAACGTTAACAAACACAAGAGATAAAGTTGTGAAAGAAGTAGCTAGTCTTCACGATACACAGTTGAACGCTAAGCCGAAGCGAGAGAAGTGGAGCGTAGCGCAAAATTTACATCATTTGCATTTAGTAGAGCAGGCCGTTACGTCTGCTATCACGTATGCTCTTCATAAAACAGAGCGTGTACAAGTTACGTTAAAACCCGTGCAGGCTACGTTAAACCGTGCTTACAAGCGCGAGGCACCTGAGCAAATGAAGCCAACAGATACTATCATGAAGCAAGATGAAATACAAGACTTACTACAAACGTCTCGCCGTGAGCTGTTGCATGTGATTCATAGCGTAACCGATGAACGAGATTTGTTTGAGAAAGCAGCAAAGCATCCTGTGTTTGGTGAAATCAATGTGCAGCAATGGCTGGAGTTTTTAGACTATCATGAAAAAAGGCACTTGGCGCAGATACAAGAAGCCAAGAGGGCCTTGCATTCATAA
- a CDS encoding efflux RND transporter permease subunit, which yields MNFLTRFSLKNAVAVFIISFLLILGGAYSFSNLKVDLLPNIEFPQVSVEVVYPGASPDDVNEQVTTKLEDKFKGIEGVKKVSSSSYESIGIINLEFPFDADMDKIEQQLNTFIKDAKLPDNVQTKVNRFSFGSFPIYNISLFAKGDTDVERLLDESIIPELNKIQGINSVSVGGTKEDLIRITVDKEKALQYGLSLNAVKEQINAKFLSFPAGRINANELQVPVRVEEKLGEVEKLENLQLTSPLAKQGAPGTAPALPLLKDIAKIEAVTEQAEKTRYNQKDSLSMAVTKKQDANTVEVADKVTEVLNKYDDQVDYAIGFDSAEGIKSSVETLVKEGLLGALFASLAVLLFLRNIRATIIAIISIPLSLLFAAIFLNRLDISLNIMTLGGMAVAVGRVVDDSIVVIENIFRRVRRSKDGMSDELVEDSTREILMAITSSTITTVVVFLPLGFVGGITGEFFLPFALTIVFSLLASLLVAVTVVPILARFSFKKVPKEEEETGLQRFYARAIAWSLNHKAIVIISSFVLLFGSFAVVPSLGFTFIPNEQQKTLVAAIELPASTSLDKTNDVSLKLEKMFADKKQIKEVTTGVGSRDFTTGLKRENKANYFINLKEGTDVTSFIKELEKDMQRITDAEATGTKLGVQELSSGGPPSNNNVDIDLYSNDLEALQEAAGKVEAYMKKNKDLKYVSNNFTEKQKQYLVEIKPEKASEYGLSGFQILGTISDQTTPVSVGTLKLDGKDQNVQLSYDKELSSLADLEKVTLFGQRGPVALTEVANVKEVESFTAIQKLDGKVYARVSAQIQGDNTQKVTQDVVNGVKDLKLPKDVSLEGGGGSDETVKTFQDLGLAMLIAIGLVYLTMLITFGKARIPFIILSSLIFVPIGSLVSLFLAKEPLSVSVMIGFLMLIGIVTTNAIVLVDRIGQNRDKKGMPIRESLIEAGKTRLRPILMTAFATITALIPLALTTSSGTLISKGLAITVIGGLTSSTLLTLIIIPVMYELFFRKQAKQER from the coding sequence ATGAATTTTTTAACAAGATTCAGTTTGAAAAACGCGGTTGCGGTATTCATCATTTCGTTCCTTCTCATTCTCGGCGGTGCCTATTCCTTCTCGAACCTGAAGGTTGATTTGTTACCAAACATTGAATTCCCTCAGGTTTCCGTTGAAGTGGTGTATCCGGGCGCTTCTCCCGATGATGTGAACGAACAAGTCACAACAAAGCTAGAAGACAAATTTAAAGGGATTGAAGGGGTCAAAAAAGTAAGCTCTTCTTCCTATGAATCCATCGGTATTATCAACTTAGAATTTCCTTTTGATGCCGACATGGATAAAATTGAACAGCAGTTGAACACCTTCATTAAAGATGCGAAGCTGCCTGATAATGTGCAAACAAAGGTAAACCGCTTCTCATTCGGTTCCTTCCCAATTTACAACATTTCTTTGTTTGCGAAAGGCGATACAGATGTTGAACGATTGTTGGACGAATCAATTATTCCAGAACTAAACAAAATTCAAGGTATTAATAGCGTATCTGTCGGCGGTACAAAAGAAGATTTAATTCGCATCACAGTCGACAAGGAAAAAGCACTGCAATACGGGTTGTCTCTAAACGCCGTAAAAGAACAAATCAATGCTAAGTTTTTATCCTTCCCGGCAGGGCGTATTAACGCGAACGAACTCCAAGTACCGGTTCGTGTGGAAGAAAAGCTAGGTGAAGTGGAGAAGCTAGAAAATCTCCAGTTAACATCTCCACTTGCAAAACAAGGTGCGCCAGGCACTGCTCCTGCACTGCCATTACTAAAAGATATTGCGAAGATTGAAGCAGTAACCGAGCAAGCAGAAAAAACACGATACAACCAAAAAGACTCCTTGTCTATGGCTGTCACGAAAAAGCAAGATGCCAATACAGTTGAAGTTGCTGACAAAGTAACAGAAGTATTGAATAAGTACGATGATCAGGTTGACTATGCCATCGGTTTTGATTCTGCGGAAGGCATTAAAAGTTCAGTTGAAACGCTTGTAAAAGAAGGATTATTAGGTGCTCTCTTTGCTTCTTTAGCTGTACTGTTATTCCTTCGTAATATTCGTGCAACGATTATCGCGATTATTTCCATTCCGCTATCTTTGTTATTTGCGGCTATTTTCCTAAATCGTCTTGATATTTCGTTAAATATTATGACTCTTGGTGGTATGGCTGTTGCGGTTGGTCGTGTTGTTGACGATAGTATCGTTGTTATTGAAAATATCTTCCGTCGCGTACGTCGTTCAAAAGATGGTATGTCGGATGAACTCGTTGAAGATTCTACACGCGAAATTTTAATGGCGATTACGTCGTCTACAATTACAACGGTTGTTGTATTCTTGCCGCTCGGCTTTGTAGGTGGTATCACAGGTGAGTTCTTCTTACCATTTGCGTTAACGATTGTCTTTTCCCTATTGGCTTCCTTGCTGGTTGCAGTTACAGTCGTACCAATTTTGGCGCGCTTCTCCTTTAAGAAGGTGCCGAAAGAAGAAGAAGAAACGGGCTTACAACGCTTCTATGCACGTGCTATTGCTTGGTCTCTAAACCATAAAGCGATTGTGATTATCAGTTCGTTTGTCTTGTTATTTGGATCATTTGCTGTCGTTCCTTCTCTTGGCTTTACGTTTATTCCGAACGAGCAGCAAAAAACATTGGTAGCAGCGATTGAACTTCCTGCTTCTACATCTCTTGATAAAACCAACGATGTATCATTAAAGCTTGAAAAAATGTTTGCAGATAAAAAACAAATTAAAGAAGTGACAACTGGTGTCGGAAGCCGTGATTTCACAACCGGTTTAAAACGTGAAAATAAAGCAAACTACTTTATTAACCTAAAAGAAGGCACGGATGTTACAAGCTTCATTAAAGAACTAGAAAAAGACATGCAACGTATTACTGATGCGGAAGCTACAGGTACAAAGCTTGGCGTACAAGAATTATCCAGCGGTGGTCCGCCTTCCAACAACAATGTGGATATTGATTTGTACTCCAATGACTTAGAGGCTCTGCAAGAAGCCGCAGGTAAAGTTGAAGCATATATGAAGAAAAACAAAGATTTAAAATATGTGTCAAACAACTTCACGGAAAAACAAAAACAATACTTGGTGGAAATCAAGCCGGAAAAAGCTTCTGAATACGGTTTATCTGGTTTCCAAATTCTCGGTACGATTTCCGATCAAACAACACCGGTAAGTGTTGGTACGTTAAAACTTGACGGTAAAGATCAAAACGTACAATTGTCTTATGACAAAGAATTGAGCTCTCTTGCTGATTTAGAAAAAGTGACACTGTTTGGACAACGCGGTCCTGTTGCTCTGACAGAAGTAGCTAACGTCAAGGAAGTAGAATCCTTTACAGCTATTCAAAAGCTTGATGGTAAGGTGTACGCACGTGTAAGTGCACAAATTCAAGGCGACAATACACAAAAGGTTACACAAGATGTAGTAAATGGTGTAAAAGATTTGAAGCTGCCTAAGGATGTATCACTTGAAGGCGGCGGTGGTAGCGATGAAACTGTTAAAACGTTCCAAGACCTTGGACTTGCAATGTTGATTGCAATTGGTCTTGTGTACTTGACAATGTTGATTACATTCGGCAAAGCGCGCATTCCGTTCATCATCCTTTCATCACTTATTTTCGTACCAATTGGTTCTCTTGTATCGTTATTCTTAGCAAAAGAACCATTATCAGTTAGCGTAATGATTGGCTTCTTAATGCTGATTGGTATCGTTACGACAAATGCAATTGTACTAGTAGACCGTATTGGCCAAAACCGCGACAAGAAGGGCATGCCAATTCGCGAGTCCTTGATTGAAGCAGGTAAAACGCGTTTGCGTCCAATCCTAATGACGGCGTTCGCAACAATTACTGCCTTAATTCCGTTAGCCTTAACAACTTCTTCAGGAACATTAATCTCAAAAGGCTTAGCTATTACAGTAATTGGTGGTTTAACGTCATCTACATTGCTAACGCTAATTATTATTCCAGTTATGTACGAACTGTTCTTCCGTAAACAAGCAAAACAAGAGCGATAA
- a CDS encoding DUF6254 family protein, translating into MSDKKREKERQWKARKENQQPHGKVKSFAELVDEEKK; encoded by the coding sequence ATGTCTGATAAAAAACGTGAAAAAGAAAGACAATGGAAAGCGCGTAAAGAAAATCAACAACCACATGGTAAAGTGAAATCATTCGCAGAGCTTGTCGATGAGGAAAAGAAGTAA
- the queC gene encoding 7-cyano-7-deazaguanine synthase QueC — protein MKKKAVVVFSGGQDSTTCLFWALQQFDEVEAVTFNYNQRHSLEIECAAAITKELGVKHTVLDMSLLNQLAPNALTRNDIEITQEEGELPSTFVDGRNLLFLSFAAVMAKQMDAKHIVTGVCETDFSGYPDCRDVFIKSLNVTLNLAMDYPFVIHTPLMWIDKAETWKLADDLGALEFVKEKTLTCYNGIMGDGCGACPACHLRKAGYDVYMKRKGVNV, from the coding sequence ATGAAGAAAAAAGCAGTTGTTGTGTTTAGTGGAGGACAAGACAGTACAACGTGTTTGTTTTGGGCACTGCAGCAATTTGACGAAGTCGAAGCGGTTACCTTCAATTATAACCAGCGTCATAGCCTGGAAATTGAGTGTGCAGCTGCTATTACAAAGGAACTTGGTGTCAAGCATACAGTCCTCGATATGAGTTTGCTCAACCAACTTGCTCCGAATGCGTTAACGCGTAATGACATTGAAATTACACAAGAAGAGGGCGAGTTGCCGTCAACATTTGTAGACGGACGAAATTTATTGTTCCTTTCTTTTGCAGCTGTTATGGCTAAGCAAATGGATGCCAAGCATATCGTAACCGGTGTGTGTGAAACGGATTTTAGCGGTTATCCAGATTGCCGCGACGTGTTTATTAAGTCTTTGAATGTAACGTTGAATTTAGCTATGGATTATCCATTTGTTATTCATACACCGCTGATGTGGATAGATAAGGCGGAGACATGGAAGCTCGCGGATGATCTTGGTGCCTTGGAATTTGTGAAAGAAAAAACGTTAACATGCTATAACGGTATTATGGGGGATGGATGCGGAGCATGTCCGGCATGTCACCTGCGTAAAGCGGGCTATGATGTATATATGAAGCGAAAGGGTGTGAACGTATGA
- the queD gene encoding 6-carboxytetrahydropterin synthase QueD produces MSNLFGFRIVENLQKIDQDINRKQLRYHNKRVLVSKEFTFDAAHHLHCYEGKCKNLHGHTYKVVFGISGFVDEIGLAIDFSDIKEIWKEEIEIYLDHRYLNETLPPMNTTAENMVVWIFEQMELALKKRPQYQGARTEFVRLYETATSYAEMRREWMELD; encoded by the coding sequence ATGAGCAACCTTTTCGGATTTCGCATTGTAGAAAACCTACAAAAAATAGATCAAGATATTAATCGCAAGCAATTGCGCTATCATAATAAACGCGTGCTGGTCAGCAAGGAGTTCACCTTTGACGCGGCGCATCACTTACATTGCTATGAAGGGAAATGTAAGAATTTGCACGGCCATACGTACAAAGTTGTATTTGGCATCAGTGGTTTTGTTGATGAAATTGGTCTTGCAATCGATTTTAGCGATATTAAAGAGATTTGGAAAGAAGAAATTGAGATTTATTTAGATCATCGTTATTTAAATGAAACGCTGCCCCCGATGAATACAACGGCCGAAAATATGGTAGTATGGATTTTTGAGCAGATGGAATTAGCGCTTAAGAAGCGTCCGCAATACCAGGGAGCTCGGACAGAATTTGTGCGCTTGTACGAAACGGCGACAAGCTATGCCGAGATGAGACGGGAGTGGATGGAGCTTGATTAA